From Vibrio splendidus, a single genomic window includes:
- the pstB gene encoding phosphate ABC transporter ATP-binding protein PstB, which produces MFSINETLGYQAPLDVHNLKDEQIAISIEGLNLYYKESQALDDISMQIPKGQVTAFIGPSGCGKSTLLRCINRMNDLVEGCKVSGKVKLHGKNVYHPKVDVATLRRRVGMVFQRPNPFPKSIYENVVYGLRLQGVSNSRDLDDAVERSLRAAALWDEVKDRLHENAFGLSGGQQQRLVIARAVAIEPEVLLLDEPTSALDPISTLTIEELINELKTQYTVVIVTHNMQQAARVSDHTAFIHMGKLIEYSDTDSIFTSPLKNQTEDYITGRYG; this is translated from the coding sequence ATGTTCTCGATTAATGAAACCTTGGGTTACCAAGCACCACTTGATGTTCACAACCTGAAGGATGAGCAAATTGCTATCTCGATTGAAGGGCTGAATCTTTATTATAAAGAGAGCCAAGCACTCGATGATATTTCAATGCAGATCCCTAAGGGGCAGGTGACGGCTTTTATCGGCCCTTCTGGCTGTGGTAAGTCGACTCTTTTGCGCTGCATTAATCGCATGAACGATCTTGTTGAAGGCTGTAAGGTTTCAGGAAAAGTGAAGCTTCATGGCAAGAACGTCTATCACCCTAAGGTGGATGTCGCGACTTTACGACGTCGTGTCGGCATGGTGTTTCAACGTCCAAACCCTTTCCCTAAATCTATCTATGAGAATGTGGTTTATGGATTGAGGTTGCAAGGTGTGAGCAACAGCCGAGATCTTGATGATGCAGTTGAACGCTCTCTGCGCGCCGCGGCGTTGTGGGATGAAGTGAAAGACCGTTTGCATGAAAACGCTTTTGGTTTATCGGGTGGTCAACAGCAGCGTTTGGTTATCGCTCGTGCGGTTGCCATCGAACCTGAAGTGTTGTTATTGGATGAGCCAACATCGGCACTCGATCCGATTTCGACATTGACGATTGAAGAGTTGATCAACGAACTTAAGACTCAATACACCGTTGTTATTGTTACTCATAACATGCAGCAGGCAGCTCGCGTGAGTGACCACACCGCTTTTATCCATATGGGTAAGTTGATCGAGTACTCAGATACTGATTCTATATT